The sequence taacaacaacaataactacaacaattaaacaacaagggcaacaaaagggaataaataaatatttttaaattaattaatagagaaaaggagagctggggagacaacataatagtcACGCAAAagacactcatgtctgaggctctgaggccccaggttcaatccccagcaccaccataaactagaattgagcagggctctggtccctctCTGTAAGTCTCACTCATTAagagatgaataaataaacatttttaaaagacttagagGGTCTAGAtttaaaggggaagaaaaaaaaaaaaagacccaggagGTTGCAAAGTGGATTCATCATTagactctctcaagcatgaggtctcaagttcagtccctgacatcacatgtgccagagtgattctctggttctattTTCCTGTCCCACCttcactaacaaataaataaatatttttttaaagtaagaaatGTGTTCAGTTCCCCAGACCATTATAaaacagaactgaacagtgctccagaaagaaggggggggagggagagagggagggagggagagagagagggagggagggagggagggagggagggagggaggaaggaaggaaggaaggaaggaaggaaggaaggaaggaaggaaggaaggggaagcagTATTTAGGAGCCAAGAAGGAGAGCTGGGTTAAGTGTTATGCATAGAGGTTTGGTTCAAATGGGGATTATTGTGAGGCTCCAATTTTGGGGCTCAGTTAACCACCTTCCAGCTATCCCTGTAGCACCACACAGATGCCCCACAAGTGAGAGGAGTCCTACCTGACTGGGCAGTGACCTGCAGCTCCATCCTGAGGGTCCGGTTGCCTAGGCGACAGTGATAGAGGCCAGCACTCTTTGCTGTGACCCGGGGCAGCAGCAGGATGGTTCCTCCCTTAAGGATGCCCAGGGCCCACTTCTCTGTGGCAGGGTCATCACCGAATTGGTTTAGGCTCAGCAGTAAGACACTCCGAGTCTTGGGGTGCACACGGGTCCAGGAGATAGGACCACTGGTCGTGGAGCCCGGGGGCACCCCGCAGGGCAGCTGGACCGTGGAGCCAGGAGCCACGGTGAGGTCTGGGCAGGGAGAACCAAGGCTAGGAACTCTTGCAATTCCTAATTTCCAGCCCCCCATTCCCTGGGGATACCCCCCTGCCCAATGTCTGTGGTCATCCTGGTGCCTTACCTTGGCTGAGGCTCCGGTTTGACTGAGCTCTCGGTGTGGCGCATAGAGGTTCTGGCTCCCAGATCTCAGGGTAATTTTTCTTCCACACATAGATCCGGGAGGCTGGGGGGTAAGCAGGGGGCCCCCTGGGGTCCTGCACAGACCTGTTCCCTATGTCACAGCCTGAGCCACCCAGGTCTGAAGCATTCCACCGAAACAGCTCTCCTGGAGAGAGACCCGGAATTCAGATCCAGAGACACccaacagacagagagagacactactgagacccagagacagaatgcagagacaaagaagagtttcagacccagagagagagagacagatagacacagaaaCTCAGTGCTGAGCTCACAAGCCCAGGGAGATTTTAGAGGCTCCCTGCTGGGCCCTCAGCCCAGCCCTCTACCACCATGAGCTAGGAGCTCccgctgaggccccaggttcaatccccagcaccaccataaaccagaactgagcagggcgcTGGTCCCTCTGTAAATTCACTCATTAAGagatgaataaatacatatatatatatttttaaatttatgtctttaatttattattttttttaaccagagcactgctcaactctggcttatggtggtgcaggggattgaacctgggactttggagcctcaggcatgagagtttgtttgcataaccactatgttatctacccctgcataaatacatatttttaaaagactgagaGGGTCtagaattaaaaagagagagagagaaagaaagaaagaaagaaaagaaaaaaggaaataagtcacAGTCAGCCCCCCACTTCTCAAACCCCCTCCCCTGCACTCCCATCCCCACTCCAAGGCCTCACCACTGCCATTCACGCTGACGGTCCAGCCAGACTGACTTTGAAGCTGTGAGGACTGGGGCCCTAGGTGGCACAGGTAGAAGCCCCCCATCTGCTCGCTGATGTTGAAGAGGGACAGCCAGACACCCTGGGGCCCCTTCTGGAGGCCCAGGCCTGGGACCCGATGGCTCAACACTAAGAAGGGCTCTGACTGGGCCCCCTGATACCAGGCCAGCGACTCCAGGAGATTGTCAGGGGGGTCTGTGAGGCACGGCAGATGGGCATCTTCTCCCTCTGTGGAGAAAGAGGGGCGAGGGGGCCCCGAACCCCCTTTATGCCTTGCACTGGGTTGCAGAGCCCAAGCCCCTGCTACCAGGCGGGAACCCAGCCAAGCTCTCCCCGAATTTGGAGAAACAAGAAAGTGGAAGCTCAGACAGGGTGAGCTACTTGGCTGGGTAAGTCCAGCCCCGACTCCTTGCACCCATGTCCTTCTAGTTCCAACTTACCCGTCACCTTAACCAGCCAAGGCTCCCGGGGCCTAACTTCCCAGggggtgaggaagaggaggaagatgaggagaggCGGTGGCATGGTGGCCCAACTCCCCAGGCACGCAGCTTCTCCGCGCAGAGGATGCTGGGGCAGGCGGGGGCCGGTGGGCACTGGACCATGGGTGTCTGTGGGGGCGGGCAGGCTGGCTGGCAGTTCCCCCGGGGAGGAAGGGGTAGTCACGCTTCAAGCCCCCTTCTCCATACCCCCCTCCAGACCCACCGACTGGGCCTCCCGCCTGCTCACTGTTAACAACTCTTAGCAGTGTGAGAAGCAGCATTGGGGTGAGTCTACAGGCTCCATCTCTGCTCCCCACACTGAGCAGGCACTTGTCCGGTGTTTGGCATATTTGGGGGGGACAGTAAATACTTATTggcatggtccgggaggtagcacagaggataaatcattggactctcaagcatgaggtcctgagttcaatctccagcaatacatgtaacagagcgatatttggttctttctctctcctcctatctttctcataaataaataattttttattatttatttattcccttttgttgcccttgttttattgttgtagttattgttgtcactgttattggataggagagagagagaaatggagagaggaggggaagacagagagggggagagaaagacagacacctgtaggtggggagccaggggcttgaacagggatctttacgccggtccttgcgctttgcgccacctgcgcttaacccactgtgctaccgcccagctcccaataaataaatcttaaataaaaaagtaaatattgggcagagggtagatagcataaatggTTACGCAGACAGATtcttgtgcttgaggctctgaggtcccaggttcaatcttccgcaccaccagaggccagagctgagcagtgctctggtaaaaaaaaattaaactaaactaataataataataataataaattaattttaaagtatttattggataaatagatTTAGTCTGGGGAGGGtcctctttctttcatctctcttccctccttcaacTCCAGCATCTGaatttatttacacacacacacacacacacacacacacacacacacacagtattcaTTCatccactctctttctttcttgcttgctttcttttttggctccagggttattgctggggctcagtgcctgcaccataaatccactgcacctggaggctatatttttccctttttaaaatttttttagatttatttattttacgtcttgttgcccttgttgttttatcttgtggttattattgttgctgccattgttgttggataggacagagagaaatggagagaggaggggaagacagagatgggaacagaaagatagacacctgcagacctgcttcacggcttatgaagTCACCTCCCTgtagatgaggagctgggggctcaaactgggatctttacaccagtccttgcactttgcagcatgtgcgtttaacccgctttgctaccgctCAAgccccttttatatatatatatatatatatatatatatatatatatatagacagaagttgagagggggaaacaagagagagagagaaaaagagatatctgcagtcctgtttcactactcatgaaatttccccctgcaggtgggggtcaggggcttgaatccaggtccttgagcaccgtaatgtgtgtgctcaaccagatgcaccattgccGAGACACTCCCTCCCTCATTCATTCAACTAAATATCACTCAGGGGTCTGGGCAGtaacgcaatgggttaagctcaaatggtgcgaaatgcaaggaccagcctaaggatcctggttcgagcccctggctccccacctgcagggggatcgcttcacaagcgatgaagcaggtctgcaggtgtttatctttctctccccctctctgtcttcccctcttcccttgatttctctctgtcctatccaacaacaatgacagccataacaataacgataaacaacaagggcaacaaaagggaaaaattagcctccaggagcagtagatttgtagtgcaggcactgagccccagcgatagccctggaggcaataaaaaataaaataaaataaaatactgaaaacaaacaaacatcgtTCAGATTTCCTCTCGCCTCCAACCAGCCCCTTGAACATATTCTGGAATATGGAATATGGAATTTGGCAGACCCGAGTTCAAATCCTCCACCtctgcaataacaataataacaagggcaaaaaaaatgagaaaaggtggcttccgggagcagtgaatttgtagtgcaggcaccgagccccagcaacaaccctggagtcaaaacaaaaaacaaaaacattatttattcatttaagagagggagagaaagagagagcatggagagacaccacagtactcacTGCTccacacttgtgaagccccctccTTTGTTTGgtggtcccatgtggtggccCAAGGTTTGAACCCATGTCATGGCAAGGTGTAAGCTCCCCTGGGTGAgctaccgcccatctcccaaaattcttttttgttttttttttcctttttagatttatttatttattattttaccagagcactgctcacctctgccttagggtggtgctgggggttgaacctgggaactttgatgcttcaggcataaaagtcttctgcagggagtaggcggtggcacagtgggttaagcacacatggcgcgaagcacaaggattagcctaaagatcctggttcaagcccctggctccctacctgcaggggggtcgcttcaggggtggtaaagcaggtctgcaggtgtctatctttctcttcccctctctgtcttccccctcctccctccatttctctctgtcctatccaacaacaacatcattaacaacaataataactacagcaatgaaacaacaagagcaacaaaaaggaataaataaataaataaataaagtgttttttttttaatatatattttgtattattgagagagagagtgagagagagagagagccagtcaTAGGTCCACTTAGGACCTAATGTTTGAGTGTCCAATGCCCTACCCAGTGCAACATCTTCCAGGGCCCATGCATTCTGtaccccctccatctctctctcattcttccccACCAGGTCTCATGCCTGCATGATCCCACTGCTCCCATCCAacatttcccttctctttttcaaCATTTAGCTAAGGAGAGACCGAGGggcaaggagagaaaggagagacactgcagcacagctccaccattcccagagctTCCTCTAATGCTGTTCTCTCCATGTAGCGCAGGGCGCGGGAAGGGGGACacgggggtcaaacctgggtccttgagtttggcagagcacacactccACCAGATGAGCTATATCTGTGTACTGTCCAGCATTAATGAGAGACGAAATGACTCCTGGTTCAGGGCTGCAGGCAAGTTCccctctgccctgccccccacccccccaacacacacaactGAGTGCTTGCCAGTTCCATTCTATTCCTGCCCCTTTCTCTCCTGGTTCCTTTGtttgctcagctatggtttatgatggtgctggggattgaagctgggaccttgggGCTTCAAGCAAGAGAGTCCAGGcccattgtgctgtcttcccagtctctCTTGGTTCTTTCCCAGGGAGTCCAGCTTCAGTGAAAGCAGACACTCATTAAGAAATGGGAGCACGGGGTTGGGTGGGGGGCCGGTTGTTGCTGAGCTCACACTGAGCAGAGGTGCAGTGAGCAGAAGAATCGAAATCTGGGTTTGCAATCTGCTTTCTGCCCCCAtgttccaatctctctctctctctctccctctccccctcccctccccttcccctcccctccccctctccttcttcctttccccccaccccctctctgctTCCGTGCCTTTCACTGCTGAGGTTACTCAGGAAAAGGGCCCAGGGACCCGGGAGACCCATTTTCTCAGTTGCTGCTTCCCAGGCCCTTCTCACTAGAGCTGTGGCTTCCTGTTTGCCTCAGGCCAGCCCCAGGGGGCCCTTCATCTGGCAGGGCCCCCACTTCCCTTTGGTGGggctgagaagggaagggggagcacTGGAGGATGAAATGGGTGGCTGTGAGGCTGAGGCAGCAGAGCCCCTAGCTGCCTCGGGGTTTCCCAGCCACCTTTCCCGCACTATAGACACTTGCTAGAATTTATTCGGCCCCACTTCTAGAACCTCAGCCACgctgccttttcttttcctctctccctccctccttcctttttcttccttcttcccttcctttattttttctttcttcctttctttcttgtgtgttgacagagcttcactgctccaactGTCTTTTTCagctatcagagagagagagagagaggagaccacaaCATTGACCCTGAGTCAGGGCATGCTACAGCAGGTGTTCCATCCCAGgagttattttgctggtcctCAGTGACTTTCCATCTACTAAAAATAAATgcaaggtggggagtcgggcagtagcacagcaggttaagcacacgtggcacaaagcacaaggacctgactaaggatcctggttcaagcccccagctccctacctgcaggggagtcacttcacaagtggtgaagcaggtctgcaggtgtctatctctctctccccctctctgtctccccctcttctcactatttctctccaacctatccaacaatgacatcaataacaacaacaacatgggcaggggtagacagaataatggttatgcaaagagattctcatgcctgaggttccaaagtctcaggttcaatcccttacaccaccataagccagagtggagcagtgctctggtaacaaaaaacaaaaacaaaaaaacccacaataaatacaacaacaatgaaaaacaacaagggcaacaaaagggaaaataagtaaatataaaaaaattaaaaataaaataaatgcagggctggagagacagcataatggtggtggcaaaaaaaatttcatgctggaggcaccaaagggcccaggtttaatccctggcaccaccgaaaaccacagttgagcagtgctctggtaaaaataaataagaatgaatatatgttgaatgtaaaacattaattccccaataaagaaataaattattaaaaaaaaagaatgaatataaaTAAACACAGCAGGGTCAAGGAGATAGCACCAGCAGTAGCACAACAGACTGAggccctagaggtcccaggttcaatccccacacacacccccataagccagagctgagcagtgctctggtaaaaaaaaaaaaaaatgcagcaaaCTATGCCTCCCCAGTCCTGAAAGACACTGCCCATCTCAACCTGCCCTACACAATTTCCATGCtttgggtggggatgggggtttcTAGTCccacttcttttaatttttttattagtgatttaataatgattgacaagattgtgggataagaggggtacagtcccatacaattcagttcccaccaccagcattccatATCCCCTCTTCCCtgttagaagtttccctattttcaaggcgcgggggggggggggggggggggggggcgcacctgttagagcgcacatgttacaatgcacaaggacctgggttcaagccccccgatacctacctacaggggggaaactttgcgagtggtaaaagtgttgcaggtgtctctctgtctctctccctctctatcgccccctttcctctcaaattttggctgtctctatccaacaaatataataaaaacataataaaagaagtttccctattctttatccctctgggagtatggaccaaggatctttatggggtgcacaagatgggaggtctggcttctgtaattgcttctctactggacattgggtgctgacaggttaatccatatccccagcccatttctaccTTAGGCCGGTTTTTGTGCTTCTCGCCACATGAGCTTAGCcggctgcgctgccgcctgactcccccatttctacctttccctagtggggtagggctctagagaggtgaggttccaggacccattggtgaggtCCCCTCTTCTTTTGTCATCGCTgaggcttctctttctttttttcttttctttctttatttatttttgcccccaggcttattgctggggctcagtgcctgcactacggatccattgctcctggaggctattttttcctttttgttgcccttgttgtctatcgttgttgttgttaatattattgttgtcgttggataggacagagagaaatggagagaggaggggaagacagagggggagagaaaaatagacacccgcagacctgcttcaccgcctgtgaagcgactcccctgcaggtggggagccgagccgggggctggaaccgaggtccttacgccggtccttgcactttgcgccacttgcgcttaacccactgcgctaccacccggcccctgaagcttctctttctttcaaaatatttcttcccttcttcctcttcctcctcctcctccttcttctttacagaaacagagaaggaagggggaggtagaggggaaagagaaagagaggcacttcaGCCTTGCTtcgctgttcatgaagcttcctccacctgcatgtagggactggggtctttcacctgggtccttccatattgcaacatgtgcactcaaacaggtgtgccaccgtctggtcTCAGGGCTTCACCTccgtctccccttcctttctcaatttctcactgccctATCCATTGCTTAAGTCTGAGTTCAAATGTTACCTCCTCAAGCTGAGCATCCCTGACTTCGCAgggattttccttctttctttttctttttctttttctttctttctttctttctttctttttttttttttcctccaaggttatcactgggtcttggtgcctgaactgtgaatccaccaccctgtggccatttttcaattttttttatcccACAGGacagagatttattttattttattttgttttgttttatttttaccaaagcactgctcggctctggcttctggtgatgtgggggattgaacctgggactttggagcctcaggctagtCCATCCTGTCTTTGCTAGTTCTAGAATAGtacatctctctcctctttttttttttattatctttattggatagaaaaaaaagaagaaattgagaggaaggaggagatagagagggagagacagagagatacctgcagtcctgcttcactactctcaaagctttccccctgtaagtgggaaccgggagctcaaacccaggttcttgcatctctctcccttttttggaCTCTTCTCTACACCGTCTGAACCATCTCAGCAGCGTCTTCAGCAGCCCAGTGTGCACTGCCCTTGCTCAACCACCTTCAATGGCTCCCAGGGCCTGCAGGGTACAATCTAAGCATGAAAAACTAACTGGACACTTACTGACAGTCATCATTTCACTCTCTGCCTAAGAAACTCTGCCATGGAcccggctggtggtgcacctagttgggcacacatgttacaatgcacaagg is a genomic window of Erinaceus europaeus chromosome 15, mEriEur2.1, whole genome shotgun sequence containing:
- the CD19 gene encoding B-lymphocyte antigen CD19 — its product is MPPPLLIFLLFLTPWEVRPREPWLVKVTEGEDAHLPCLTDPPDNLLESLAWYQGAQSEPFLVLSHRVPGLGLQKGPQGVWLSLFNISEQMGGFYLCHLGPQSSQLQSQSGWTVSVNGSGELFRWNASDLGGSGCDIGNRSVQDPRGPPAYPPASRIYVWKKNYPEIWEPEPLCATPRAQSNRSLSQDLTVAPGSTVQLPCGVPPGSTTSGPISWTRVHPKTRSVLLLSLNQFGDDPATEKWALGILKGGTILLLPRVTAKSAGLYHCRLGNRTLRMELQVTAQSGPAVCPEQRALD